The following coding sequences are from one uncultured Desulfobacter sp. window:
- a CDS encoding right-handed parallel beta-helix repeat-containing protein — protein sequence MPSQYLIARCVEKKDLRWFYSCAILIAIFFLISSKLAKSEEFYVDNKSGKDSNSGLIDRPFKSISKAMAAIKAGDTLTIISNGEDTPYWEAIQLNQSGLSGAYITIQGESENKKPIFLGNDSGSTLQCYGKKFIRVRNIIFKNSKYSTLGFSNVKNIILTGLEIYGTRKNAILVTDGGTNFQVINCIIRNVDNSGIAFMGSKFEKLSHTLVDGCTISDVLTNDGITLHKQDGYNVGSDHIISNNKISHCREQGIDITSGTKVLIENNYTFSNHDSGILIDHNASDVEIINHRSKNEKLYGLIINDSKNVVVENSSFFGAVKKTILRIKGCENLVMENNVFKSTEGSAHRYLVDICDSDTAVTNNLTFRCNQFLVSKGNLSSSMMLRYLKIIPEEIVIKWENNIWYNYENDKKVFFDANNGKYDFDKFKNKYAPSDSFVNPENDDNI from the coding sequence ATGCCTAGCCAATATTTAATTGCAAGGTGTGTGGAGAAAAAAGATCTGAGATGGTTTTATAGTTGTGCTATATTAATTGCAATCTTTTTTCTAATCAGTTCAAAGCTTGCTAAATCAGAAGAATTTTACGTTGATAATAAATCCGGAAAAGATAGTAATTCTGGTCTCATTGACAGACCATTTAAGTCAATTTCAAAAGCTATGGCTGCTATTAAAGCAGGTGACACATTAACAATTATTTCAAACGGAGAAGATACTCCTTATTGGGAAGCAATCCAATTAAATCAATCGGGGCTTTCCGGTGCTTATATAACTATCCAAGGAGAGTCAGAAAATAAAAAACCTATTTTCCTTGGAAATGATAGTGGTTCGACTCTCCAGTGTTATGGAAAGAAATTTATCCGAGTCAGAAATATTATATTTAAGAATTCAAAGTATAGTACGCTAGGTTTTTCAAATGTTAAAAATATTATTTTGACCGGATTGGAAATTTATGGAACCCGCAAAAACGCAATATTGGTAACTGACGGAGGCACGAATTTTCAAGTAATAAATTGTATAATTAGAAATGTAGACAATAGCGGTATTGCCTTTATGGGGAGTAAATTTGAAAAATTAAGCCATACGTTGGTTGATGGTTGTACTATAAGCGACGTGTTGACCAATGATGGAATTACATTGCATAAACAAGATGGATACAATGTCGGCTCCGATCACATAATATCTAACAACAAAATCAGTCATTGCCGGGAACAGGGGATTGATATCACGTCAGGAACAAAAGTATTAATAGAGAATAATTATACATTTAGTAACCACGATAGTGGAATTCTGATCGACCATAATGCCTCTGATGTTGAAATAATTAACCATCGGTCAAAAAATGAAAAGTTGTACGGATTAATCATAAACGATTCTAAAAATGTGGTTGTTGAGAACTCTTCCTTTTTCGGTGCTGTAAAAAAAACAATTTTAAGGATAAAGGGATGCGAAAATTTAGTAATGGAAAATAATGTTTTTAAATCCACTGAAGGAAGCGCGCATAGATATCTTGTAGATATTTGCGACTCTGATACTGCTGTAACGAATAACCTCACCTTTAGGTGCAATCAGTTTTTAGTTTCTAAAGGCAATTTGTCAAGCAGCATGATGTTGCGTTACTTAAAAATAATTCCCGAAGAAATTGTTATTAAATGGGAGAACAATATATGGTATAATTATGAAAATGATAAAAAAGTTTTTTTTGATGCTAATAATGGTAAATATGATTTTGATAAATTCAAGAATAAGTATGCTCCAAGCGATTCTTTTGTCAATCCAGAAAATGATGATAATATATAG
- a CDS encoding Coenzyme F420 hydrogenase/dehydrogenase, beta subunit C-terminal domain gives MIKIINKADCCGCEACIQICPKSCIVPKYDDEGFLYPYTNEEQCVDCNLCTEVCPILSVSENEAKKVERVIAAINKDEEMLNNSSSGGVFIALCSEMINRGGVVYGASFDENWNVVHSAANSLRACKSFMGSKYVQSSINNIYRNVQQNLIKKKDVFFSGTPCQVAGLKRYLRKDYRNLYVCDFVCHGVPSPGVWVKYVSSVKKKIGNIYKINFRNKKNGWRNYCLFFGNSQNKYFCERHHENLYMKVFLQNINLRPSCFACQFKSGKSGSDITLADYWNIWNVHPEFNDENGVSMVIINSEKGNLLFGKVSEQLRLKETDFSNLLKFNKSWNTSPILDAQKRKLFYKLISRYHNLDKAFNKAISPFIFRRIKNKMLRTFRKKSNH, from the coding sequence ATGATTAAAATAATTAATAAAGCAGATTGTTGCGGGTGTGAGGCTTGTATTCAGATATGTCCCAAATCATGCATTGTCCCCAAATATGATGATGAAGGATTTTTATATCCATATACGAATGAAGAGCAATGTGTGGATTGCAATCTTTGCACAGAAGTTTGTCCAATACTTTCAGTTTCAGAAAATGAAGCGAAAAAAGTTGAAAGAGTCATCGCTGCTATAAATAAAGATGAAGAAATGCTTAATAATAGTTCTTCCGGAGGCGTTTTCATAGCACTCTGTTCTGAAATGATAAATAGAGGTGGTGTTGTCTATGGCGCATCGTTTGATGAGAATTGGAATGTTGTTCATTCTGCTGCAAATTCTTTAAGGGCTTGTAAGTCATTTATGGGCTCAAAGTATGTGCAAAGTTCGATTAATAATATTTATAGAAATGTGCAGCAAAATTTAATTAAAAAAAAAGATGTTTTTTTTTCAGGGACACCATGCCAAGTTGCCGGATTAAAAAGGTATTTAAGAAAAGATTATAGGAATTTATATGTATGCGATTTTGTTTGCCATGGTGTGCCTTCTCCCGGTGTTTGGGTAAAGTATGTCTCATCTGTAAAAAAGAAGATAGGTAATATTTACAAAATAAATTTTAGAAATAAAAAAAATGGTTGGAGAAATTACTGCTTATTTTTTGGAAATTCACAAAATAAATATTTTTGTGAAAGACACCACGAAAATCTATATATGAAAGTCTTTTTGCAAAACATAAATTTGAGACCCTCGTGTTTCGCTTGTCAGTTTAAGTCTGGGAAATCAGGGAGTGATATTACGCTTGCTGATTATTGGAATATATGGAATGTGCACCCTGAATTCAATGATGAGAATGGTGTCAGCATGGTTATAATAAACAGTGAAAAGGGGAATCTGCTATTTGGTAAGGTTTCAGAACAATTACGTTTAAAAGAAACCGATTTTAGTAATTTATTAAAGTTTAATAAGAGTTGGAATACATCTCCGATATTAGATGCCCAAAAAAGAAAATTATTCTACAAGCTAATTAGCAGATATCACAATCTTGATAAGGCTTTCAATAAAGCGATCAGCCCTTTCATATTCCGAAGAATCAAGAATAAAATGTTACGAACGTTTAGAAAAAAATCAAACCATTAA
- a CDS encoding polysaccharide pyruvyl transferase family protein — MKIGILTLPFNNNYGGLLQSYALHCYLVNRGHEVYSIQQPICRYRRKIKLFLKQKFKVGNYINSSNIEKFQHRYFQETFPVYKDEDFKRLNKIGFDTVIVGSDQVWRFEYTKEKYQRYFLNFINNKHVRKIAYAASFGVDYWEADKEKTRIAAQLLKQFDAVSVREKSGVDLCRDFLNQDNVISLLDPTLLMPADFYRGLYTGEEKSQKGGVGYYFLDESEDKQALLRKIKERFSLPSFCIGKKKIESKRKGRGVYYPSVSQWIKDFDEANYIVTDSYHGMLFSIIFRKPFLVIGNSKRGWVRFSSFLEMLNLEGRLLMDHRDIEINDRMIYDDHLLEKIREMREKTRVFFKDNGL; from the coding sequence ATGAAAATAGGGATACTGACATTGCCCTTTAATAATAATTATGGAGGCCTGCTACAGTCGTACGCGTTGCATTGCTATTTAGTTAATAGAGGGCACGAAGTATATTCCATACAACAACCAATTTGTCGTTATAGAAGAAAAATTAAGCTGTTTTTAAAACAAAAATTTAAAGTTGGCAATTATATCAATTCTTCAAATATAGAAAAATTTCAACATAGGTATTTTCAAGAAACTTTCCCCGTTTATAAAGATGAAGATTTTAAAAGATTAAATAAGATCGGATTTGATACTGTAATTGTCGGTAGTGACCAAGTGTGGCGTTTTGAGTATACGAAAGAAAAGTACCAAAGATATTTTCTTAATTTTATTAACAATAAACACGTAAGGAAAATAGCATACGCCGCATCTTTTGGGGTTGATTACTGGGAGGCCGATAAAGAGAAAACAAGAATAGCCGCACAATTGTTGAAACAATTTGACGCAGTCTCGGTGCGAGAAAAAAGCGGGGTGGATTTGTGCCGTGACTTTTTGAACCAGGATAATGTAATCAGCTTGCTGGATCCAACATTGCTTATGCCGGCTGATTTTTATCGAGGATTGTATACTGGTGAGGAGAAAAGCCAAAAGGGTGGCGTCGGTTACTATTTTCTGGATGAAAGTGAAGATAAGCAAGCTCTTCTGCGTAAGATCAAAGAACGATTCAGTCTTCCCTCCTTTTGTATCGGTAAAAAAAAGATTGAAAGCAAAAGAAAAGGAAGAGGGGTCTACTATCCTTCGGTGTCGCAATGGATTAAGGATTTTGATGAAGCTAATTATATTGTAACAGATTCTTACCATGGAATGCTTTTTTCAATTATTTTTAGAAAACCGTTTCTCGTAATTGGAAATTCAAAAAGAGGGTGGGTACGGTTCTCTTCATTTTTAGAAATGCTCAATTTGGAAGGCCGCCTACTCATGGATCATCGTGATATTGAAATAAACGACAGAATGATTTATGACGACCATCTTCTCGAGAAAATTAGGGAAATGAGGGAAAAAACAAGAGTATTTTTTAAAGATAATGGATTATAG
- a CDS encoding glycosyltransferase family 4 protein, translating to MKYLICQEWENTSNNHAGMKHMCQLLKKKYPDDYIVIVFPALIVPKKFNNFFKKICSLFLRNILIPYKYKKIGKSLAKEIKENDEVYLLEYCTATCPQLTLARYLRRKCNNIKIYGLVHLVPRVLESSLPQKKINFWIEPLDQVLTLGRSLSNYFINELNVSKGRVRTLFHYVDSEYYKPIENNGFSSNNKRLRVLSMGNQERNFDLLHKIVSSAPEIHFTICQGVINLKKRFENCHNVELIGYVNEEQLLSIMQKSDISLNVMKDTIGSNVITTSMSVGLAMVVSDVGSIRDYCYDGAVYCKNDDINSFVNGLRTLLKEPRYLDELKAKSLINSKRLSIHEFNKCISDNNLNS from the coding sequence ATGAAATACCTTATATGTCAGGAATGGGAAAATACCAGTAATAATCATGCTGGCATGAAACATATGTGTCAGCTTTTAAAAAAAAAGTATCCAGACGATTATATTGTTATAGTTTTTCCCGCACTAATTGTGCCAAAAAAATTTAATAATTTTTTTAAGAAGATTTGTTCTCTGTTTTTGCGGAATATACTAATTCCATATAAGTATAAAAAAATTGGTAAATCTCTTGCAAAAGAGATTAAAGAAAATGACGAAGTCTATTTATTGGAATATTGTACTGCTACTTGTCCACAACTGACATTAGCACGATATTTAAGAAGAAAATGTAACAACATAAAAATTTATGGTTTAGTACACTTAGTTCCCCGTGTTTTAGAAAGCTCTTTGCCTCAGAAAAAAATAAATTTTTGGATAGAACCATTAGATCAAGTTTTGACTTTAGGACGTTCTTTGTCAAATTATTTTATAAATGAGTTGAACGTATCTAAGGGTAGAGTCAGAACGTTATTCCACTATGTAGATAGCGAGTATTATAAACCTATTGAAAATAATGGTTTTAGCTCCAATAATAAAAGACTTAGAGTGTTGAGTATGGGGAATCAAGAACGAAATTTTGATTTATTGCATAAAATAGTATCTTCCGCACCCGAGATACATTTTACTATTTGCCAGGGCGTTATAAATTTAAAAAAGAGATTCGAAAATTGCCATAATGTTGAATTGATAGGTTATGTGAACGAAGAACAACTCTTATCAATTATGCAGAAATCTGATATCTCGCTTAATGTTATGAAAGATACTATCGGCAGCAATGTGATAACAACATCAATGTCTGTTGGGTTGGCAATGGTTGTGAGCGATGTCGGGTCCATCAGAGATTATTGTTATGATGGAGCTGTTTATTGTAAAAATGATGACATTAATTCCTTTGTGAATGGGCTTAGGACCTTATTAAAAGAGCCGCGTTATTTGGATGAATTAAAAGCAAAATCGTTGATAAATAGCAAACGCCTGTCTATACATGAGTTTAATAAATGTATTTCAGACAACAACTTAAATTCATGA